A window of the Lactuca sativa cultivar Salinas chromosome 5, Lsat_Salinas_v11, whole genome shotgun sequence genome harbors these coding sequences:
- the LOC111889969 gene encoding protein SIEVE ELEMENT OCCLUSION B isoform X2 — MLRTLVKKEQKRIFSSDDTAIMKQVLATHAPDGREVDLESLLGVIEETFHHSVPEDIDSVINGTHSENIHTLAGDDKHALLEFDDITGFPDGLANIIHKISCELTCKCSGGSDAHASTLAILNMLSSYSWEAKVVISLGAFAINFGEFWLVAQLFATNPLAKSIALLKHMPNIVEHYKSLKTRFDAINLLIKAMLDVTKCIITFKNLPHQYIQDDQPPKSTATAHIPTATYWSLKSMVACTSQLTSLLGMNYDRYITATSEAWELSSLAHKVHTIHEHLKSILVLCYQNIEEKQHDEYHLMLVRIFEVTHIENTKILKALFCAKDDVHPLYHGSSKTRINVDVLRKKHVLLLISDLEISNEDIITLTQIYKDSKTHSDLHYEILWVPIVDTLTWNDSHQHKLEQLQSMMPWHMIHHPNLLEPAVVKYIKETWKFEKKTILVTLDQQGKVTSTNALHMMWIWRNRAYPFTSTKEEMLWREESWKLELLVDNIDHNILRWISEGKYICLYGGDDMEWIRKFTTLAAEIARSAGIHLEMVYVGKSGSRERTRKSSITISEENISNTWPDPTSVWYFWTRLESMLYSRTQHGKSIENDSILKEVLTLMGFDGSDQGWALISKGSTEMARANAEMTMTTLSEFQKWEGSVHVNGFVAALKGHMESLQTPHHCNRLILPGISGGIPEVVVCSECGKKMERFFMFRCCTD; from the exons ATGCTGAGAACATTGGTTAAGAAGGAGCAAAAGCGAATCTTTTCATCCGATGACACTGCCATCATGAAGCAAGTTTTAGCGACACATGCGCCCGATGGTCGCGAAGTCGATTTGGAATCACTTCTTGGTGTCATTGAAGAAACATTCCATCACTCTGTTCCCGAAGATATCGATTCCGTCATCAAC GGGACACATAGTGAGAATATTCATACATTGGCTGGAGACGATAAGCATGCTTTATTAGAGTTTGACGACATTACTGGGTTCCCAGATGGATTGGCTAACATCATCCATAAAATTTCCTGCGAG TTAACTTGCAAATGTTCGGGTGGATCAGACGCGCATGCATCCACGTTAGCAATCCTGAACATGCTTTCGAGTTATTCATGGGAAGCAAAGGTGGTGATATCGTTAGGGGCTTTTGCCATTAATTTTGGGGAGTTTTGGCTTGTGGCTCAATTGTTTGCGACTAATCCGCTTGCTAAATCCATCGCGTTGCTTAAACATATGCCAAATATTGTCGAGCATTATAAATCGCTTAAAACTCGGTTTGATGCTATAAATCTTCTGATTAAGGCCATGTTGGATGTGACAAAGTGTATTATAACATTCAAGAATCTACCACATCAATATATCCAGGATGATCAACCACCAAAGTCAACAGCAACAGCTCATATCCCTACAGCCACTTATTGGTCTCTTAAGAGTATGGTGGCTTGTACCTCTCAGCTAACAAGCCTTTTAGGCATGAATTATGA CCGATACATTACGGCTACATCGGAAGCATGGGAGCTTTCGAGCTTGGCTCATAAAGTTCACACCATTCATGAGCACCTTAAATCAATCCTCGTCCTTTGCTATCAAAACATAG AGGAGAAGCAACATGATGAATATCATTTGATGTTGGTGCGAATCTTTGAGGTGACTCACATAGAAAACACAAAGATTCTCAAGGCTTTGTTTTGTGCCAAGGACGATGTTCATCCACTATATCATGGCTCTTCCAAAACAAGG ATTAATGTGGATGTACTAAGGAAAAAGCATGTGTTGCTGCTCATATCAGACCTTGAAATATCCAACGAAGATATTATAACTCTCACTCAAATTTACAAAGATTCAAAAACACATTCAGATCTTCACTACGAGATCCTGTGGGTCCCCATTGTGGACACCTTAACATGGAACGATTCCCATCAACACAAACTGGAGCAGCTTCAATCAATGATGCCATGGCATATGATCCATCACCCTAACTTGCTAGAACCAGCAGTCGTTAAGTACATCAAAGAAACATGGAAATTTGAAAAGAAGACGATTTTAGTAACTTTAGATCAACAGGGGAAAGTAACATCAACAAATGCACTTCACATGATGTGGATTTGGAGAAATCGGGCATACCCTTTCACGAGCACTAAAGAGGAGATGTTATGGAGGGAGGAATCTTGGAAACTCGAGTTACTGGTTGACAACATTGACCACAATATTTTACGATGG ATTTCTGAAGGGAAATACATATGCTTGTATGGAGGAGATGACATGGAATGGATCAGGAAATTTACAACATTAGCAGCAGAGATTGCAAGAAGTGCAGGAATCCATTTGGAGATGGTTTATGTGGGAAAGAGTGGATCAAGAGAGAGAACAAGGAAATCAAGTATAACAATCAGTGAGGAGAACATAAGCAATACATGGCCAGACCCCACTTCCGTGTGGTATTTCTGGACAAGGCTTGAGAGCATGTTGTACTCGAGGACTCAACATGGAAAAAGTATTGAAAACGATTCGATTTTGAAAGAGGTGTTGACCCTAATGGGATTTGACGGGAGTGACCAAGGTTGGGCGTTGATATCAAAGGGATCAACTGAGATGGCAAGGGCAAATGCGGAAATGACAATGACAACTTTATCAGAGTTTCAGAAATGGGAAGGAAGTGTACATGTGAATGGCTTTGTTGCTGCATTGAAAGGACACATGGAAAGTTTGCAGACACCACATCATTGTAACCGACTTATACTTCCTGGGATTAGTGGTGGGATTCCTGAGGTAGTCGTATGTTCGGAATGTGGAAAGAAAATGGAGAGATTCTTTATGTTTCGTTGTTGTACTGATTAA
- the LOC111889969 gene encoding protein SIEVE ELEMENT OCCLUSION B isoform X1 gives MLRTLVKKEQKRIFSSDDTAIMKQVLATHAPDGREVDLESLLGVIEETFHHSVPEDIDSVINQGTHSENIHTLAGDDKHALLEFDDITGFPDGLANIIHKISCELTCKCSGGSDAHASTLAILNMLSSYSWEAKVVISLGAFAINFGEFWLVAQLFATNPLAKSIALLKHMPNIVEHYKSLKTRFDAINLLIKAMLDVTKCIITFKNLPHQYIQDDQPPKSTATAHIPTATYWSLKSMVACTSQLTSLLGMNYDRYITATSEAWELSSLAHKVHTIHEHLKSILVLCYQNIEEKQHDEYHLMLVRIFEVTHIENTKILKALFCAKDDVHPLYHGSSKTRINVDVLRKKHVLLLISDLEISNEDIITLTQIYKDSKTHSDLHYEILWVPIVDTLTWNDSHQHKLEQLQSMMPWHMIHHPNLLEPAVVKYIKETWKFEKKTILVTLDQQGKVTSTNALHMMWIWRNRAYPFTSTKEEMLWREESWKLELLVDNIDHNILRWISEGKYICLYGGDDMEWIRKFTTLAAEIARSAGIHLEMVYVGKSGSRERTRKSSITISEENISNTWPDPTSVWYFWTRLESMLYSRTQHGKSIENDSILKEVLTLMGFDGSDQGWALISKGSTEMARANAEMTMTTLSEFQKWEGSVHVNGFVAALKGHMESLQTPHHCNRLILPGISGGIPEVVVCSECGKKMERFFMFRCCTD, from the exons ATGCTGAGAACATTGGTTAAGAAGGAGCAAAAGCGAATCTTTTCATCCGATGACACTGCCATCATGAAGCAAGTTTTAGCGACACATGCGCCCGATGGTCGCGAAGTCGATTTGGAATCACTTCTTGGTGTCATTGAAGAAACATTCCATCACTCTGTTCCCGAAGATATCGATTCCGTCATCAAC CAGGGGACACATAGTGAGAATATTCATACATTGGCTGGAGACGATAAGCATGCTTTATTAGAGTTTGACGACATTACTGGGTTCCCAGATGGATTGGCTAACATCATCCATAAAATTTCCTGCGAG TTAACTTGCAAATGTTCGGGTGGATCAGACGCGCATGCATCCACGTTAGCAATCCTGAACATGCTTTCGAGTTATTCATGGGAAGCAAAGGTGGTGATATCGTTAGGGGCTTTTGCCATTAATTTTGGGGAGTTTTGGCTTGTGGCTCAATTGTTTGCGACTAATCCGCTTGCTAAATCCATCGCGTTGCTTAAACATATGCCAAATATTGTCGAGCATTATAAATCGCTTAAAACTCGGTTTGATGCTATAAATCTTCTGATTAAGGCCATGTTGGATGTGACAAAGTGTATTATAACATTCAAGAATCTACCACATCAATATATCCAGGATGATCAACCACCAAAGTCAACAGCAACAGCTCATATCCCTACAGCCACTTATTGGTCTCTTAAGAGTATGGTGGCTTGTACCTCTCAGCTAACAAGCCTTTTAGGCATGAATTATGA CCGATACATTACGGCTACATCGGAAGCATGGGAGCTTTCGAGCTTGGCTCATAAAGTTCACACCATTCATGAGCACCTTAAATCAATCCTCGTCCTTTGCTATCAAAACATAG AGGAGAAGCAACATGATGAATATCATTTGATGTTGGTGCGAATCTTTGAGGTGACTCACATAGAAAACACAAAGATTCTCAAGGCTTTGTTTTGTGCCAAGGACGATGTTCATCCACTATATCATGGCTCTTCCAAAACAAGG ATTAATGTGGATGTACTAAGGAAAAAGCATGTGTTGCTGCTCATATCAGACCTTGAAATATCCAACGAAGATATTATAACTCTCACTCAAATTTACAAAGATTCAAAAACACATTCAGATCTTCACTACGAGATCCTGTGGGTCCCCATTGTGGACACCTTAACATGGAACGATTCCCATCAACACAAACTGGAGCAGCTTCAATCAATGATGCCATGGCATATGATCCATCACCCTAACTTGCTAGAACCAGCAGTCGTTAAGTACATCAAAGAAACATGGAAATTTGAAAAGAAGACGATTTTAGTAACTTTAGATCAACAGGGGAAAGTAACATCAACAAATGCACTTCACATGATGTGGATTTGGAGAAATCGGGCATACCCTTTCACGAGCACTAAAGAGGAGATGTTATGGAGGGAGGAATCTTGGAAACTCGAGTTACTGGTTGACAACATTGACCACAATATTTTACGATGG ATTTCTGAAGGGAAATACATATGCTTGTATGGAGGAGATGACATGGAATGGATCAGGAAATTTACAACATTAGCAGCAGAGATTGCAAGAAGTGCAGGAATCCATTTGGAGATGGTTTATGTGGGAAAGAGTGGATCAAGAGAGAGAACAAGGAAATCAAGTATAACAATCAGTGAGGAGAACATAAGCAATACATGGCCAGACCCCACTTCCGTGTGGTATTTCTGGACAAGGCTTGAGAGCATGTTGTACTCGAGGACTCAACATGGAAAAAGTATTGAAAACGATTCGATTTTGAAAGAGGTGTTGACCCTAATGGGATTTGACGGGAGTGACCAAGGTTGGGCGTTGATATCAAAGGGATCAACTGAGATGGCAAGGGCAAATGCGGAAATGACAATGACAACTTTATCAGAGTTTCAGAAATGGGAAGGAAGTGTACATGTGAATGGCTTTGTTGCTGCATTGAAAGGACACATGGAAAGTTTGCAGACACCACATCATTGTAACCGACTTATACTTCCTGGGATTAGTGGTGGGATTCCTGAGGTAGTCGTATGTTCGGAATGTGGAAAGAAAATGGAGAGATTCTTTATGTTTCGTTGTTGTACTGATTAA
- the LOC111889970 gene encoding protein MHF2 homolog, with product MENNFDQDLIYAIFKMVWSKKAIEREKNVDGETSKGEEGAGSSKKNRPTSANSNAVKLSCEKLRLFVSEAVHRAATIAEAEGRNKIEATHLERILPQLLLDF from the exons ATGGAGAACAATTTTGATCAG GATTTGATTTACGCAATTTTCAAAATGGTGTGGAGCAAGAAAGCAATCG AGCGGGAGAAGAACGTAGACGGCGAGACTTCCAAGGGTGAG GAAGGAGCTGGATCATCCAAGAAAAACCGACCTACTTCTG CCAATTCAAATGCTGTGAAGCTGAGCTGTGAAAAACTTCGACTCTTTGTTTCAG AAGCAGTTCATCGAGCTGCTACTATTGCAGAAGCTGAAGGCAGAAACAAAATTGAAGCAACTCATCTGGAAAGGATACTTCCTCAATTACTTTTGGATTTCTAA